The following is a genomic window from Bacteroidia bacterium.
AATTGCATTAAGACTTATACCTAATTGGATATCCAAACCACATTTTTTACTAATTTTCGATAAACTACAATTCACAAAAACCCAATAAAATAAAGAACTCCAGCAGTTTTTTTTCAATTTTCGAACGTATTTTTGTTGATAACGTTAATCGGATTAAAAATATGCTTAGTTTAGCCCCTCCAAAAATTAACCTGTAAAGCACTGTTCACACAACGCAACTTTTAACAGATGAAAAAAGTTTTTACAACATTATTTTTAGCCGTAAGTCTAACAACAATAGCCCAACAAGATCCGCAATTCAGCCAAAACATGTGGAATCGCTTGCAACCTAATCCAGGATTTGCAGGAGCAAATGGTGGAATTTGCGCCACTTTATTGGGCAGAATGCAATGGGTTGGATTTGATGGAGCCCCTAAAACATATCTCTTAAATGTAGATGGATATATTGCAGCCATTCGCGGTGGAGTTGGTTTGTCCGTTATGTCTGACAATATTGGTGTTCAAAAAGGAATTGCAGCTAAATTATCTTATGCCTATAAACTTAATTTAGGTACAGGTTCTTTAGGCATTGGCGCAGATGTAGGAATTCTAATGAGCTCTTTAGATGGAAGTAAACTTGTTCCTGCTCAAGGAAATGATAATTCCATTCCAACAGGCAATAGTAGTTCAGTAGTTCCTGATTTTGGCTTAGGATTATACTATCAAATTCCTGAAAAACTTTATTTTGGAGTTTCAACAACTCACTTGGTTCCCGGAACACTTAAGTATAGCAATGTAAATTATAAAGTTGCAAGACATTATTACTTAATGGCGGGTTATACCTACAACATGACCCAAAAATTTGACTTAATCCCATCTATTTTCATTAAAACAGACGGTAAAGCAACTCAGTTTGACATAAACTTAAACGTCATGTACAATAAATTGATTTGGCTTGGAGCATCCTATAGACTTCAAGATGCAGCAGTTGCGATGGCCGGAGTTCAATGGAAGAATTTTAGACTAGGCTACTCATACGACTTCAATACTTCTAAATTAAATGCATATAATAGTGGAACCCACGAATTAATGCTTGGATATTGCTTTAAACTAGAAAAGCCTGCAATTACTTCCAAATACAAAAACACTCGTTACTTATAGTATTTTCGTAACCTTATCGTAATAAAATTCGTTGAAGTCAAAACTTATTAACAACAAAAATCTGTAAGTCAGACACTTGCAGATTTTTTTCATAATAGGAAAAATAATTTGAAAATCACCTCGTTTGAATTAGAACCAACCAAACGTTTGAACATGAAAAAACTCCTTTTGATTCTCCCAGTAGCAGTATTAACTCTTGCAAGTTGTGGAGATAAGGGTCGCGGTAATCTTATCGGAGTTCAAGATCGACAAGAATGGTACCAAGAAGATCCATATGGAATGTTATTTATTCCTATGGGCTCTTATCAAATGGGGCCAAGCGACCAAGATGCACCCTATGCACTTACAGCTCAATCAAAAACTGTTTCCGTTCAAGCCTTTTACATGGATATAACGGAAATTACCAATAATGAATATCGCCAGTTCGTATATTGGGTTAGGGATTCAATGGCTCATCGATTAATTGGTGAAGACCACATTTTAGAAGAAGGTGAATATGGCGAACGTATAAACTGGGAAGAGAAGATTGAATGGGATGACGAGCAAACAATGGAAACATTGGAAGAACTATATCTTCCAGAACATGAAAGATTTTACCGCCGTCGTGAAATTGATACTAGAAAATTAAATTTTGAATACTACTGGATTGATCTAAGAGAAGCTGCTCGTAAGGCAAACAGAGAGCAAGGAATGAAAGATCGTTCAGTATTTATTAAAAAGGATATTATTAACGTTTATCCTGATACCCTTTCATGGATACACGACTTTACCTATTCATTTAATGAGCCAATGACCAATATGTATTTTTGGCATCCGGCATATGACGAATATCCAGTTGTTGGAGTTACTTGGAAACAAGCAAGAGCCTTCTGTATTTGGAGGACACAATTGCTAAACAGTTATCTTCAAGCTAATGGAGAATCTTTCGTTCAAGACTTTAGATTACCTACTGAATCTGAATGGGAATATGCAGCTCGTGGTGGTCTGGATTTAGCTCCATATCCATGGGGAGGTCCTTACATTAGAAATAGCAGAGGTTGCTTCCTTGGTAACTATAAACCCCTCAGAGGTAACTACGTAGATGATGGAGGTTTTCATACTGTAACTTCCACATCCTATGCCCCAAATGAGTTTGGATTGTATTGCATGGCTGGTAATGCTGCAGAATGGACAAGTAATGCATTTGATGAATCAGCTTATAATTTTACACATGATTTGAATCCTGATTATCTTTATGATGCCAAGGATTCAGATCCTCCAGCATTGAAACGTAAAGTAATTCGTGGTGGATCCTGGAAAGATATAGGCTACTACATGCAAACTAGTTCCAGAACTTACGAATACCAAGATACTGCAAAATGCTATGTTGGATTCCGCTGTGTAATGAGTTTCTTAGGAAGAGATAAAAAAGATTTTTAACACTTAGTTTTCCAATTCCAAAGATTTCTATTATTGCGCAGTTTTTAAAGACTGTACATTTAATTACTATTTTATCATAAACCACAACTAAAAACCAATCAAAAATTAAGTAAAATGGCATCGAACAAAGCGTTTAAAAGAATCATGGGTATGATTTACGGACTCGGAGCTGCGGTTGTAATCCTTGGAGCACTTTTTAAAATCCAACACTGGCCTGGTGCGAGTGAAATGTTGACCGTAGGACTACTTACAGAAGCCGTAATCTTTGCCTTCTCGGCATTTGAAAAACCTCATGAAGAACCGGATTGGACTTTAGTTTATCCTGAATTAGCAGGAATGGAATCTGAAAATCCAAGAGACGGTGGTAGAGGTAACGCAGGAGGCGGACTAATTGGAGATTCAGTTTCCCAATCCTTAGATAAATTACTTGAAGAAGCTAAAATTGGTCCAGAATTACTTGAAAGTCTTGGTTCAGGTTTAAAAAATCTTAGCGATTCAACAAACAAATTAAATGATATTTCCGAAGCAAGTGTAGCAACCAATAACTACGTTGATAAATTAAATACAGCCTCCAGTTCAGTTGAAAAATTAGCTCAAAATTATGCTAATGCATCCAGCTCTCTAACAGGATTAGCCACAAGTACTGAAGCAGGTGCATCAATTGGAGA
Proteins encoded in this region:
- the gldL gene encoding gliding motility protein GldL, which codes for MASNKAFKRIMGMIYGLGAAVVILGALFKIQHWPGASEMLTVGLLTEAVIFAFSAFEKPHEEPDWTLVYPELAGMESENPRDGGRGNAGGGLIGDSVSQSLDKLLEEAKIGPELLESLGSGLKNLSDSTNKLNDISEASVATNNYVDKLNTASSSVEKLAQNYANASSSLTGLATSTEAGASIGDSLQSVAKNLSQLNAVYELQLQGSRELTETQNRLYSGIQSVMQNLSDSVDDTRRYREEVAKLAENLDALNTVYGNMLSAMNVRK
- a CDS encoding type IX secretion system membrane protein PorP/SprF; its protein translation is MKKVFTTLFLAVSLTTIAQQDPQFSQNMWNRLQPNPGFAGANGGICATLLGRMQWVGFDGAPKTYLLNVDGYIAAIRGGVGLSVMSDNIGVQKGIAAKLSYAYKLNLGTGSLGIGADVGILMSSLDGSKLVPAQGNDNSIPTGNSSSVVPDFGLGLYYQIPEKLYFGVSTTHLVPGTLKYSNVNYKVARHYYLMAGYTYNMTQKFDLIPSIFIKTDGKATQFDINLNVMYNKLIWLGASYRLQDAAVAMAGVQWKNFRLGYSYDFNTSKLNAYNSGTHELMLGYCFKLEKPAITSKYKNTRYL
- a CDS encoding SUMF1/EgtB/PvdO family nonheme iron enzyme, giving the protein MKKLLLILPVAVLTLASCGDKGRGNLIGVQDRQEWYQEDPYGMLFIPMGSYQMGPSDQDAPYALTAQSKTVSVQAFYMDITEITNNEYRQFVYWVRDSMAHRLIGEDHILEEGEYGERINWEEKIEWDDEQTMETLEELYLPEHERFYRRREIDTRKLNFEYYWIDLREAARKANREQGMKDRSVFIKKDIINVYPDTLSWIHDFTYSFNEPMTNMYFWHPAYDEYPVVGVTWKQARAFCIWRTQLLNSYLQANGESFVQDFRLPTESEWEYAARGGLDLAPYPWGGPYIRNSRGCFLGNYKPLRGNYVDDGGFHTVTSTSYAPNEFGLYCMAGNAAEWTSNAFDESAYNFTHDLNPDYLYDAKDSDPPALKRKVIRGGSWKDIGYYMQTSSRTYEYQDTAKCYVGFRCVMSFLGRDKKDF